In Eleutherodactylus coqui strain aEleCoq1 chromosome 4, aEleCoq1.hap1, whole genome shotgun sequence, the following are encoded in one genomic region:
- the LOC136624615 gene encoding uncharacterized protein, translated as MFMLCCLVLLSCDLPNTRSLLNSRDFGKSLLIPLGLQTQDLPFQVSWKKGNKLLGRIRGGQCTYGCSETSSVLPNGSLLLSSVQREDEGPYMADVFNASGIHIHRAEISLQVVDVFADYMFDISLENRATYHPKHVQWRKGGETVGNVIMGNCILGCNERSHVFSNGSFFLKHVQKADEGMYSASVFNASSLPIHHTDILLYVNVSEVEATKSQSLSVYFVIFIGVITVSCLGVIIVITVGRFLWKLRNQKTAGDGKYSVTYTEIHRSNNRKKAEWSCSSNIIDTEVEMQLPEINAVEVRDVEALSTFQ; from the exons ATCTACCAAATACCAGATCATTGTTGAACTCAAGAGATTTTGGAAAGTCACTTTTGATTCCACTTGGTCTTCAGACCCAGGACCTCCCTTTCCAAGTGTCGTGGAAGAAAGGGAATAAGCTGCTGGGAAGAATTCGTGGTGGACAATGTACTTACGGCTGTAGTGAGACGTCTTCTGTGCTTCCCAATGGGAGTCTCCTCCTGAGCAGTGTACAGAGAGAAGACGAGGGACCATACATGGCCGATGTGTTTAATGCATCTGGAATCCACATCCACCGTGCTGAGATCAGCCTGCAGGTTGTAG ATGTCTTTGCAGATTATATGTTTGACATCAGCCTGGAAAACAGAGCAACTTATCACCCTAAACATGTTCAATGGAGGAAGGGAGGAGAGACCGTAGGGAATGTTATCATGGGGAATTGCATCCTTGGCTGTAATGAGAGGTCTCACGTCTTCAGTAATGGCAGCTTCTTCTTGAAGCATGTACAAAAAGCAGATGAAGGCATGTACTCGGCATCGGTCTTTAACGCTTCCTCGCTTCCTATCCACCATACTGATATCCTCCTATATGTGAATG TTTCAGAGGTCGAGGCCACCAAAAGTCAGAGTCTGTCGGTATACTTCGTCATCTTCATTGGTGTGATAACTGTATCCTGCCTGGGTGTAATCATTGTCATTACTGTGGGAAGATTCCTGTGGAAATTGAGAAATCAGAAGACAGCAG GTGATGGGAAATACAGCGTCACATACACTGAGATCCACAGGAGCAACAACCGAAAAAAAGCTGAATGGAGCTGTTCAAGTAATATCATAG ATACTGAGGTTGAGATGCAGCTTCCAGAAATAAATGCGGTGGAGGTTCGTGACGTAGAAGCTCTGTCTACCTTCCAGTGA